The following are from one region of the Polyangiaceae bacterium genome:
- a CDS encoding 6-phosphofructokinase: MDADSPLPQTHTQADAQIQRVGIVFSGGPAPAANAVICSAVMCFRRQGKEVLGFRHGYSSLQEFSQELSELVAEEHYFRFEDHHLRGLRNARGIIIGTARANPGKAIRGPADLRIPEKTRRLDNVYRALCELGVDALISIGGDDTLKTANFLHEYQKTLPEGAKRIRVVHLPKTIDNDYRGIDFTFGFFTAVDFMGQELLNLRADAMATGSYFVVETMGRKAGWLSYGVAIAGEAHMVVAVEDVQGDLAMKQVVRDAHGEREEQRLNIEALADRIVDLILTREQRGKNYGTVVLAEGLAEMLPQSFLDGVSRDEHGHISLGKIDIGKLVAQIVTDRFQERTGRKKKLTGVQLGYESRCTTPHAFDVMLGSQLGVGAYRALMEEALDGHMVSVTGQLDLQFVPFSALIDPKTLLTEVRFVATDSDFHRLARLLGTRIQRQD, translated from the coding sequence ATGGACGCCGACTCTCCTCTCCCCCAAACCCACACCCAAGCGGACGCGCAGATCCAGCGTGTCGGTATCGTTTTCTCAGGGGGACCTGCGCCAGCAGCAAACGCGGTCATCTGCTCGGCGGTGATGTGCTTTCGGCGTCAGGGGAAGGAGGTTCTGGGGTTTCGCCACGGATACAGCAGCCTGCAAGAATTCAGTCAGGAGCTGTCGGAGCTCGTCGCCGAGGAGCACTACTTTCGCTTTGAAGATCACCACCTGCGTGGGTTGCGCAACGCCCGCGGCATCATCATCGGCACGGCCCGTGCGAACCCAGGCAAAGCCATCCGTGGCCCGGCGGATTTGCGTATCCCCGAGAAAACGCGCCGGCTGGACAACGTCTATCGCGCGCTGTGCGAACTGGGTGTGGATGCGCTGATCAGCATCGGTGGTGATGACACGCTGAAGACCGCCAACTTCCTCCACGAGTATCAGAAGACACTGCCCGAAGGCGCCAAGCGTATCCGTGTGGTTCACCTGCCGAAGACCATCGACAACGACTACCGCGGGATTGACTTCACCTTCGGCTTCTTCACCGCCGTAGATTTCATGGGGCAAGAGCTGCTCAATCTACGAGCAGACGCCATGGCGACGGGCTCCTACTTCGTGGTGGAGACCATGGGGCGCAAAGCCGGGTGGCTCTCGTATGGCGTCGCCATTGCGGGCGAAGCACACATGGTCGTCGCCGTGGAGGACGTGCAGGGCGACCTCGCAATGAAGCAGGTGGTGAGGGATGCTCACGGAGAGCGCGAAGAGCAGCGCTTGAACATCGAGGCCCTCGCCGATCGCATCGTGGACTTGATCCTCACAAGGGAGCAGCGAGGCAAGAACTACGGCACCGTGGTCCTAGCGGAAGGCCTTGCGGAAATGCTGCCCCAGAGCTTCCTCGACGGCGTATCGCGCGATGAACACGGACATATCTCCCTGGGGAAAATCGACATCGGTAAGTTGGTGGCGCAAATCGTCACGGACCGCTTCCAGGAGCGCACCGGCCGCAAGAAGAAGCTCACCGGTGTGCAGCTCGGCTACGAGTCCCGGTGCACTACTCCACACGCGTTCGACGTGATGCTGGGTTCACAGCTTGGGGTTGGGGCCTATCGCGCACTGATGGAGGAAGCGTTGGATGGACACATGGTCAGCGTGACGGGTCAGCTCGACCTGCAGTTCGTGCCCTTTTCCGCGCTGATCGACCCGAAAACACTCCTCACCGAGGTGCGCTTCGTCGCGACGGACAGCGACTTCCATCGCCTGGCGCGCTTGCTTGGCACGCGCATCCAACGCCAAGACTGA
- a CDS encoding VWA domain-containing protein, producing the protein MTSPLHNASRHGLVSRALGGVALGALLLAASLFPGGCSGSSDGASVCDQLEGACGGECTFDQDCPAGTHCGQGSSCTAECTTDGGQCGPGKHCDSTGQCQNGDAGAGGSSFGGTGGISSGGTGGNGCIEEDVKFEPQTPTVVLLVDQSGSMTDNFGGTDRWSAVYNALFDQPNGVVLQLQDKVRFGLSLYTSHGGFNGGECPILTEQSVALGNYTALEALFSANQPEGDTPTGESITAVAAELVQVTEPGDKAIVLATDGEPDNCMDADAHNATSQKISVDAAAAAFNQGIRTYVIAVGSDISDAHLQDVANAGTGTSGSNAPFWKANDQSGLIDAFNTIIEGVRSCVFDLNGTVSTEAQNQGKVTLDGKALSQGDANGWQLNSPSQVELVGDACDAIKSGDHDIKISFPCGSITPR; encoded by the coding sequence ATGACTTCTCCTCTCCACAACGCTAGCCGGCACGGCCTCGTCTCTCGCGCGCTCGGTGGCGTCGCCCTGGGCGCGTTGCTTTTGGCGGCAAGTCTGTTTCCCGGCGGTTGCAGCGGCTCATCCGACGGCGCCTCCGTGTGTGACCAACTGGAAGGCGCTTGTGGCGGCGAGTGTACCTTCGACCAAGACTGTCCAGCCGGCACCCACTGCGGACAGGGGAGTAGCTGCACGGCAGAGTGCACCACCGACGGCGGGCAGTGCGGACCGGGCAAGCACTGTGATTCCACAGGGCAATGCCAGAATGGGGACGCCGGCGCAGGTGGCTCGAGCTTCGGAGGCACCGGCGGTATCTCGAGTGGCGGCACCGGAGGAAACGGCTGCATCGAAGAGGACGTCAAGTTCGAGCCACAAACTCCCACAGTAGTCCTGCTCGTCGATCAATCGGGCTCAATGACGGACAACTTCGGCGGAACGGACCGCTGGAGCGCCGTCTACAACGCGCTCTTCGACCAGCCAAACGGCGTGGTGCTCCAGCTACAAGACAAGGTGCGCTTTGGCTTGAGCCTCTACACCAGCCACGGTGGCTTCAACGGCGGGGAGTGCCCAATCCTCACGGAACAAAGCGTAGCCCTCGGCAACTACACCGCCCTGGAGGCGCTCTTCTCCGCCAATCAGCCAGAGGGCGACACCCCCACTGGCGAGAGCATCACAGCCGTCGCCGCTGAGCTGGTTCAAGTCACCGAGCCCGGCGACAAGGCGATCGTCCTAGCGACCGATGGCGAGCCCGACAACTGCATGGACGCCGACGCGCACAACGCCACCTCCCAGAAGATCTCGGTGGATGCAGCGGCGGCGGCGTTCAACCAAGGGATCCGCACCTACGTCATCGCCGTGGGCTCGGACATCAGCGACGCCCACCTGCAAGACGTCGCGAACGCTGGGACTGGCACCAGCGGTTCCAATGCGCCCTTCTGGAAGGCCAACGACCAGTCCGGTCTGATCGACGCCTTCAACACCATCATCGAGGGCGTGCGCTCCTGTGTCTTCGACCTGAACGGCACTGTCTCAACCGAGGCGCAGAACCAGGGCAAGGTCACCTTGGACGGCAAGGCCCTTAGCCAAGGCGACGCAAACGGCTGGCAGCTCAACTCCCCAAGCCAGGTGGAGTTGGTGGGTGACGCCTGCGACGCCATCAAGAGCGGCGATCACGACATCAAGATTTCGTTTCCCTGCGGCTCCATCACGCCGCGCTAG
- a CDS encoding response regulator yields MPKLANDNAIVMVDDNDGDLFLAETCYSRSQLRAPWLAFRSGRAFIDHLGQVKLGQEAMPALVLLDINMPEMSGIEVLEQLRQDPFFNDLPIVCMLTSSNDPRDKARASKAGARAFFTKPSTTADYVALFDSFAPGDPEALGA; encoded by the coding sequence GTGCCCAAGCTCGCGAACGACAACGCCATCGTGATGGTCGACGACAACGACGGCGACTTATTCCTCGCGGAAACTTGCTACAGCAGATCGCAGCTTCGCGCACCCTGGCTCGCCTTTCGCTCTGGGCGCGCGTTCATCGACCACCTGGGGCAAGTCAAGCTTGGACAAGAAGCGATGCCCGCGTTGGTGCTCCTGGACATCAACATGCCAGAGATGAGCGGCATCGAAGTGCTCGAGCAGCTGCGTCAGGATCCCTTCTTCAACGATCTTCCGATCGTCTGCATGCTCACCAGCTCGAACGATCCCCGGGACAAGGCACGAGCCAGCAAAGCGGGTGCCCGGGCGTTCTTCACCAAGCCCTCGACTACCGCTGACTACGTCGCGCTGTTCGACTCTTTCGCGCCGGGTGATCCAGAAGCCCTGGGAGCCTGA
- a CDS encoding Na+/H+ antiporter NhaC family protein, translating to MTDETQAPTSQRLSDRPPRSVPDPHSRKSQARASLTPKTPSGIRDLHGRLIAVSLGVALLGLLPHLLPNGVHEGRQVGWTALVPPLVAVVVTLATRRLLPALGGAVLIGAVLRFKSDALVEGSKTYIWENVSNSTHLYIIGFTLALLGMVQVVSRAGGTSGIVEWVTRYIRSARSTEIGAALMGLFVFFDDYANCMLVGPTMRPLTDRWNISREKLAYIVDSTAAPVAGLAVISTWIGHEVGLLDAQAQALGLDQRGYALVLSALPFRFYCVFSLVFVFASSLMGRDFGPMLKAQRRARHLKKPLRDGARPMAQANSELMAPPDDKPHRARNALIPILAVVLVAMVGFVVDGGGASKLQSNPGAALSFTFWRETLGASENNVKMLLLAASVGSVLAIALPLAQGILGIGAALRAYWNGVRHAAAAVVVLLLAWALAQVCQDLGAQEVLGATLSGSIANWVVPLATFGLAAAIAFATGTSWGTMSILIPIAVPLAHSMGGLPLMILTGAAVLDGAIFGDHCSPISDTTLMSSIASGSDHLDHVETQLPYAVFVMLIAATVGYLPIALGGPSWLPYLLGSVLIIAWLRIVGRRPEDGSPPVEDDEFEDEIEMASERLA from the coding sequence GTGACGGACGAAACTCAAGCGCCCACAAGTCAGCGCCTCTCCGACAGGCCACCGCGCAGCGTACCTGACCCGCACAGTCGCAAGTCACAGGCGCGGGCGTCGCTGACTCCAAAGACGCCGAGCGGGATCCGTGACCTGCATGGCCGGCTGATCGCCGTGTCGCTGGGTGTTGCCCTGCTTGGACTGCTGCCGCATCTGCTGCCGAACGGGGTGCATGAGGGACGGCAAGTGGGCTGGACTGCATTGGTGCCACCGCTAGTCGCGGTGGTCGTGACGCTGGCAACCCGACGTCTACTCCCAGCGCTTGGCGGAGCAGTGCTGATTGGTGCGGTGCTGCGTTTCAAGTCCGACGCCTTGGTTGAAGGCAGCAAGACCTACATCTGGGAGAACGTCAGCAACTCCACTCACCTCTACATCATCGGCTTCACGCTGGCGCTGCTCGGGATGGTCCAGGTGGTGAGCCGCGCCGGCGGCACATCGGGAATCGTTGAGTGGGTGACTCGTTACATTCGTTCCGCGCGCTCGACGGAGATTGGCGCGGCGTTGATGGGCCTGTTCGTGTTCTTCGATGACTACGCGAACTGCATGCTGGTTGGGCCGACGATGCGTCCGCTCACCGATCGCTGGAATATTTCCAGGGAGAAATTAGCCTACATCGTCGACTCCACCGCCGCTCCGGTGGCGGGGCTAGCAGTGATTTCCACGTGGATCGGTCATGAGGTAGGCCTACTAGACGCACAGGCACAGGCGCTGGGGCTCGACCAACGTGGCTATGCCCTCGTGCTCTCCGCGCTACCTTTCCGCTTCTACTGCGTTTTCTCCCTGGTGTTCGTGTTCGCGTCGTCGCTCATGGGTCGCGACTTCGGGCCCATGCTGAAGGCTCAACGGCGCGCTCGGCATCTGAAGAAGCCATTGAGAGACGGCGCTCGTCCCATGGCTCAGGCGAACTCCGAGCTGATGGCCCCCCCCGACGACAAGCCTCACCGCGCGCGCAATGCGCTGATCCCGATCCTGGCAGTAGTGCTGGTTGCGATGGTGGGCTTCGTGGTGGATGGCGGCGGCGCGAGCAAGCTTCAGAGCAACCCGGGCGCCGCGCTGAGCTTCACGTTCTGGCGGGAAACCCTCGGGGCGAGCGAGAACAACGTGAAGATGCTGCTGCTCGCAGCGAGCGTCGGTTCTGTTTTGGCGATCGCGCTGCCCCTGGCTCAAGGCATCCTCGGGATCGGCGCCGCCCTGCGCGCTTACTGGAACGGCGTCCGTCACGCAGCTGCAGCGGTGGTGGTTTTGCTCTTGGCGTGGGCGCTCGCGCAAGTGTGTCAGGACCTGGGCGCACAAGAAGTCCTGGGAGCGACGCTGAGCGGCAGCATCGCCAACTGGGTGGTGCCTCTCGCAACGTTCGGCCTTGCCGCTGCGATCGCGTTCGCTACGGGCACGTCGTGGGGCACGATGAGCATCCTGATCCCAATCGCGGTACCGCTCGCGCACTCGATGGGGGGCCTACCGCTCATGATCCTCACCGGCGCCGCGGTGCTCGATGGCGCGATCTTCGGAGACCATTGCTCGCCGATCAGCGACACCACGCTGATGTCGAGCATCGCCTCTGGCTCGGATCACCTGGACCACGTGGAAACTCAGCTGCCCTACGCGGTGTTCGTGATGTTGATCGCGGCCACCGTTGGCTACCTTCCAATCGCGCTGGGCGGACCATCCTGGCTGCCTTACCTGCTCGGAAGCGTCCTGATCATCGCCTGGTTACGCATCGTCGGACGTCGCCCCGAGGACGGCTCGCCACCGGTCGAAGACGATGAGTTCGAGGACGAAATCGAAATGGCTTCCGAGCGACTCGCCTGA
- a CDS encoding alanine:cation symporter family protein produces the protein MNKSWIRGASLFAVVSLVLTLSGLAFADKAPPPEAVAAAASAAPSASAAASAEAPAEKKEEELSAFGAGLSKFNGWVAGALFFDISGGAFLHPKLDAAGKEVVGKDGKVEMEGASIPFIVAILALGSIFFTLWYRFINLRGFRHAIDVVRGKYDDPADEGEISHFRALTSALSATVGLGNIAGVAIAIQKGGPGAVFWMIVMAVFGMSAKFSSCTLAVLYRRHNPDGSMSGGPMYYLDLGLKKLGIGPLGKALGCIYAVMVMGGAFGGGNMFQSNQSYAVLKNAVGLGPSAKYVYATVLALAVAAVIIGGIKRIGAATSRVVPAMCAIYVAAAVAVILVNAKHIPEALGTIFSMAFTKNAIFGGAVGVLVIGVTRASFSNEAGLGSAAIAHAAAKTDEPVREGMVAMLGPFIDTIIICLMTALVVVVTGAWKSSLASAGDVDQGVVMTSQAFASVISWFPYVLSVCVVLFAYSTMISWCYYGERGWIYLVDHLGEGAGLRSVMVFRVLFVIAAWFGAVAKLGPVLDFSDLMILCMAFPNIVGSVILAPTLLKHVQDYWSRYKSGEMKPYEPAAAE, from the coding sequence GTGAATAAGTCCTGGATCCGAGGCGCGAGCCTGTTTGCCGTGGTGTCCCTCGTGCTGACCCTCAGCGGCCTTGCGTTCGCTGACAAGGCGCCGCCTCCAGAAGCCGTTGCAGCCGCCGCCAGCGCCGCGCCGAGCGCTTCTGCCGCCGCGAGCGCCGAGGCACCTGCGGAGAAGAAGGAAGAGGAGCTCTCTGCGTTTGGAGCCGGCCTGAGCAAGTTCAACGGCTGGGTGGCGGGTGCGCTGTTCTTCGATATCTCTGGCGGTGCGTTCCTGCACCCGAAGCTCGATGCCGCAGGGAAAGAGGTTGTGGGTAAGGACGGCAAAGTGGAGATGGAGGGGGCCAGCATTCCCTTCATCGTCGCCATCCTGGCTCTCGGTTCGATCTTCTTCACGCTCTGGTATCGCTTCATCAACCTGCGCGGCTTTCGCCACGCGATCGACGTGGTGCGCGGCAAGTATGACGACCCCGCGGATGAAGGTGAGATCTCGCATTTCCGTGCGCTAACGTCGGCGCTCAGCGCAACCGTAGGCCTTGGCAACATCGCCGGTGTTGCGATCGCCATCCAGAAGGGCGGCCCAGGCGCGGTGTTCTGGATGATCGTGATGGCGGTGTTTGGCATGAGCGCGAAGTTCTCCAGCTGCACGCTCGCGGTCCTGTACCGCCGCCACAATCCCGATGGCAGCATGAGCGGTGGTCCGATGTATTACCTCGATCTGGGCTTGAAAAAGCTGGGGATCGGGCCACTTGGCAAGGCCCTTGGCTGCATCTACGCGGTGATGGTGATGGGTGGCGCCTTTGGTGGCGGCAACATGTTCCAGTCGAACCAATCCTACGCTGTGCTCAAGAACGCTGTCGGTCTGGGACCCAGCGCGAAGTACGTGTACGCGACGGTGCTCGCGTTGGCTGTGGCTGCGGTGATCATCGGCGGGATCAAGCGTATCGGCGCCGCCACTTCACGCGTCGTGCCTGCCATGTGTGCGATCTACGTCGCGGCTGCGGTCGCCGTGATCCTCGTCAACGCCAAGCACATCCCTGAAGCCCTCGGGACCATCTTCAGCATGGCGTTCACGAAGAACGCGATCTTCGGTGGCGCGGTGGGTGTGTTGGTGATCGGCGTCACCCGCGCCTCGTTCTCGAACGAAGCCGGTTTGGGGAGTGCAGCCATCGCCCACGCAGCTGCGAAGACCGACGAACCGGTGCGCGAAGGCATGGTGGCGATGTTGGGACCGTTCATCGACACCATCATCATCTGCTTGATGACCGCCCTCGTGGTCGTGGTGACTGGTGCCTGGAAGTCCAGCCTGGCGAGCGCCGGAGACGTCGATCAAGGCGTGGTGATGACCAGCCAGGCCTTCGCCAGTGTCATCAGCTGGTTCCCCTACGTGCTCAGCGTGTGCGTGGTGCTCTTCGCGTACTCGACCATGATCTCCTGGTGCTACTACGGTGAGCGCGGCTGGATTTACCTGGTGGACCACCTGGGTGAGGGCGCGGGGCTGCGCTCGGTGATGGTGTTCCGCGTGCTGTTCGTGATCGCTGCTTGGTTTGGCGCGGTGGCCAAGCTCGGTCCGGTGCTGGACTTCAGCGACCTGATGATCTTGTGCATGGCTTTCCCCAACATCGTGGGCAGCGTGATCCTCGCCCCGACGCTGCTGAAACACGTCCAGGACTACTGGTCCCGCTACAAGAGCGGTGAAATGAAGCCTTACGAGCCTGCCGCAGCTGAGTAG
- a CDS encoding PAS domain S-box protein, which produces MDRRLALMIGCPAELETVLHPWFEPRVAPDWRALEEVKGHALILVGPDEREPELAAQHLAKEAPGSTLVICVAPFRKDQVAGSIQRSPDIPLTTLVLAFPDPPALERTLSQLATRLDLEEARAHDRAQAADGAFQASSSAPPPSQAPPSTLYYRWWLAHREALTPEILQTLLSAPGGQALIEVIKNDRLAGITERRQELERRAFLEGDFPPFVADYEERGRYFAEIGLSLNTWLSILTGIRRAVWKHYPNSPEFDANDIAAFAQGLEHYTEVTFGALLRGWQAALKERNQRVQERESLYTALVESSQDVILSKSLDGTITAWNRSAEDLYGYPASDALGQHISLIVPPARRGELDWILREVAAGRGVQNLITQRVSRDGRIHDVAISVSAIRNALGEVVGASAFARNVSERMRLERRNAAILAGALDAIITIDDRGRVVEFNRAAEELFGYTTREAVGQELAQLVIPAVDREAHREGLERQRTGQPSRVLGKRIELTAQRKSGASFPVEASIVKLAGSDPPLFTAFLRDLTELKRTKEDLKRIIVDLTRSNADLEQFAYIASHDLQEPLRMVSAYMDLLQRDYTAQLDERALRFIDYAVNGGKRMKELIDDLLAYSRLDASAVVSEPVETAAILQTALQHLAPLIQEKQAKVTWSDLPTVSGEANQLLQVFQNLVGNGIKFQREGVAPEVRVTGQQAGDEWLFCVRDNGIGFDAKFAERIFQMFQRLHSRTAYPGSGIGLAVAKRIVERHGGRIWAESEPGHGTLFYFTLPSHSR; this is translated from the coding sequence TTGGACCGTCGCCTAGCGCTGATGATCGGATGCCCGGCTGAGCTGGAAACGGTGCTGCATCCCTGGTTCGAGCCCCGGGTCGCACCCGATTGGCGCGCCCTCGAGGAGGTCAAGGGACACGCGCTGATTCTGGTTGGTCCCGATGAGCGCGAGCCCGAGCTCGCGGCCCAGCACCTGGCGAAGGAAGCGCCGGGGTCGACGCTCGTCATCTGTGTGGCACCTTTCCGCAAGGATCAAGTTGCAGGCTCGATTCAGCGCAGTCCGGACATCCCGCTGACGACCCTGGTCCTGGCCTTCCCGGATCCGCCAGCGCTGGAGCGGACGCTAAGTCAGCTGGCCACTCGCTTGGACCTCGAAGAGGCTCGGGCGCACGACCGTGCGCAGGCTGCGGACGGCGCATTCCAAGCCTCCTCCAGCGCTCCCCCTCCCTCTCAGGCGCCCCCGTCGACGCTCTACTATCGCTGGTGGCTCGCTCATCGGGAGGCACTGACCCCGGAAATCTTACAGACGCTTCTCAGCGCCCCAGGTGGGCAGGCGCTGATCGAGGTGATCAAGAATGACCGCCTGGCGGGCATCACGGAGCGGCGTCAAGAGCTTGAGCGGCGAGCGTTCCTCGAGGGCGACTTCCCGCCGTTCGTCGCCGACTACGAAGAGCGGGGGCGATACTTCGCGGAAATCGGCCTGTCGCTAAACACCTGGCTGAGCATCCTGACGGGCATCCGCCGCGCTGTCTGGAAGCACTACCCGAACTCCCCGGAGTTTGACGCCAACGATATTGCGGCCTTCGCTCAGGGGCTCGAGCACTACACCGAGGTCACGTTCGGTGCTCTGCTCCGAGGTTGGCAGGCTGCTCTGAAGGAGCGGAACCAGCGCGTCCAGGAACGGGAAAGTCTCTACACTGCATTGGTCGAGTCATCCCAAGACGTCATCCTGAGCAAGTCCCTCGACGGCACCATTACCGCGTGGAATCGCTCGGCGGAGGACCTCTACGGCTATCCCGCTAGCGACGCCTTGGGTCAGCACATTTCGCTGATCGTTCCTCCCGCCCGTCGCGGAGAGCTCGATTGGATCCTGCGTGAGGTGGCAGCTGGACGCGGGGTGCAGAACTTGATCACTCAGCGCGTGTCTCGCGATGGGCGCATTCACGACGTGGCGATCAGCGTCTCAGCCATTCGCAACGCGCTGGGCGAGGTGGTCGGAGCCTCCGCGTTCGCCCGTAATGTCAGCGAGCGCATGCGGCTCGAGCGGCGCAACGCGGCGATCCTCGCTGGCGCGTTGGACGCGATCATCACCATCGACGACCGCGGCCGGGTGGTGGAGTTCAACCGCGCGGCTGAGGAGCTCTTCGGCTACACCACGCGGGAGGCCGTGGGCCAAGAGCTGGCGCAGCTGGTGATCCCGGCGGTGGATCGAGAAGCGCACCGCGAGGGACTCGAGCGCCAAAGAACCGGGCAGCCCTCACGAGTGCTCGGCAAGCGCATCGAGCTCACGGCCCAGCGTAAGAGTGGCGCCTCGTTTCCCGTAGAGGCGAGCATCGTGAAGCTCGCAGGCAGCGACCCACCCCTCTTCACCGCGTTCCTGCGCGATCTCACGGAGCTGAAGCGCACCAAAGAAGACTTGAAGCGCATCATCGTCGACCTCACGCGCTCGAACGCAGACCTCGAGCAGTTCGCCTACATCGCCTCTCACGATCTGCAGGAACCCTTGCGCATGGTCTCGGCGTACATGGACCTGCTTCAGCGTGATTACACGGCGCAGCTCGACGAACGCGCGCTCCGTTTCATCGATTACGCAGTGAACGGCGGAAAACGCATGAAGGAGCTGATCGACGATCTGCTCGCCTACTCCCGACTCGACGCGAGCGCGGTGGTGAGCGAGCCGGTCGAGACCGCAGCGATCCTGCAGACGGCCCTGCAGCACTTGGCCCCGCTCATCCAAGAGAAGCAGGCGAAGGTGACCTGGAGTGACCTGCCTACCGTGAGCGGGGAGGCGAATCAGCTTCTGCAGGTGTTCCAGAATTTGGTCGGGAACGGGATCAAGTTTCAGCGCGAGGGAGTTGCACCCGAGGTGCGCGTCACGGGGCAGCAGGCGGGCGATGAGTGGCTGTTTTGCGTGCGAGACAACGGCATCGGCTTCGACGCCAAGTTCGCCGAGCGCATCTTCCAGATGTTCCAGCGCCTACACTCCCGCACCGCGTACCCTGGTTCGGGCATTGGCCTCGCCGTAGCAAAACGCATCGTGGAGCGTCACGGTGGGCGCATTTGGGCCGAGTCGGAGCCGGGGCACGGCACCTTGTTCTACTTCACGCTGCCGTCACACTCGCGATAG
- the serS gene encoding serine--tRNA ligase: MLDARYVADHLDEVRTALGRRSAAAASTLDGIASLSERRRALIGQTESLQAERNAANQAMAALAKGPDKAAFAEKRDALKQLSGQIKELEGELGKVEAEMAEQLLQVPNLPDASVPDGQGEADNQVVRTWGDAPAFDFEPKNHWEIGERLGILDFERAAKLSGSRFSVLTGLGARLERALAGYMLDLHTGTHGYTEVSGPLMVKAEALLGTGQLPKFEQDLFRTQRRLAEGDKEGDSSPLFLLPTAEVSLTNLHADEVLDAAQLPVAYTAYTPCFRSEAGSYGKDVRGLIRQHQFGKVELVRLCTPETSLNELEVLTGHAEKVLQGLGLHYRVAALCSGDMGFSAAKTYDLEVWLPGQSAFREISSCSVCSDFQARRAKIRYRPEPKGKPRLLHTLNGSGLAVGRTLVAILEQYQQADGSVKVPEALQQRLGTDVIR; this comes from the coding sequence ATGCTCGACGCCAGATACGTTGCAGACCACCTGGATGAGGTTCGAACCGCGCTTGGCCGGCGCTCCGCCGCGGCCGCCAGCACCTTGGATGGGATCGCCTCGCTGAGCGAACGCCGGCGCGCGCTGATCGGGCAGACGGAGTCCCTTCAGGCGGAGCGCAATGCTGCCAACCAGGCCATGGCGGCTCTCGCAAAAGGACCCGACAAAGCTGCTTTCGCCGAGAAGCGCGACGCGCTGAAGCAGCTCTCTGGGCAGATCAAGGAGCTCGAGGGAGAGCTTGGCAAGGTCGAGGCCGAGATGGCTGAGCAGCTCCTGCAGGTGCCGAATCTGCCGGATGCGAGCGTGCCCGACGGTCAAGGCGAAGCGGATAACCAGGTGGTGCGCACCTGGGGCGATGCCCCCGCGTTCGACTTCGAGCCCAAGAACCACTGGGAGATTGGTGAGCGCCTCGGCATCCTCGACTTCGAGCGCGCCGCGAAGCTCAGCGGGTCGCGCTTCAGCGTGTTGACAGGGCTCGGCGCGCGGCTAGAGCGGGCGCTCGCCGGCTATATGCTGGATTTGCACACGGGAACGCACGGCTACACCGAGGTCTCCGGGCCACTGATGGTCAAGGCCGAGGCGCTGCTCGGGACGGGGCAGCTCCCGAAGTTCGAGCAAGATCTGTTCCGCACGCAACGCCGCTTGGCAGAGGGCGACAAAGAAGGTGATAGCTCGCCGCTGTTCCTCCTGCCCACCGCAGAGGTGTCGCTGACCAACTTGCACGCTGATGAGGTGCTCGACGCCGCGCAGCTGCCGGTGGCCTACACGGCGTACACGCCCTGTTTCCGTAGTGAAGCGGGCTCCTACGGCAAGGACGTGCGGGGTCTGATCCGCCAGCACCAGTTTGGCAAGGTCGAGCTGGTGCGGTTGTGCACGCCGGAGACTTCGCTGAACGAACTCGAGGTGCTGACCGGGCACGCGGAGAAGGTGCTCCAGGGCCTTGGCCTTCACTACCGAGTCGCTGCGCTGTGTTCCGGAGACATGGGCTTCAGCGCGGCCAAGACCTACGACCTCGAGGTGTGGCTGCCGGGACAGAGCGCCTTCCGCGAGATCTCCAGCTGCTCGGTGTGCAGCGACTTCCAGGCGCGTCGCGCCAAGATCCGTTACCGTCCGGAACCGAAAGGCAAGCCGCGCCTGTTGCACACGTTGAACGGCTCCGGGCTCGCCGTGGGGCGCACGCTGGTGGCGATCTTGGAGCAGTATCAGCAGGCAGACGGCAGCGTGAAGGTGCCGGAGGCGCTACAGCAGCGCCTCGGCACCGACGTGATTCGCTGA